AGCCATGGGACAAGGCGAACGGGGACATCTAGGCGATTTTTTTCGTAGAACGCTAATGCTAGGGACAAACACAAAAGCACCACCGCCACTGATAATAAAATTGCGTAGGTGCCAAATATAGGTAATAGAAAAAACCCTAGCAACAATGTACCCACAACGCTACCCACCGTACTTATGGCATACACATTACCCGCCGTAGAACCGACACTTTCTAAACGCTCGGTGGCCATGCGTATAACAAAAGGGCCGGCCATACCTAAAAAGATCAACGGTGGCGTAAACAGAACAAAGGCACTGGCCAGTGCGCCAGCGCGCAAGCCCCAGCCATTAAACATTAATTGTACCGGCTCACTGATGAGGGGAATAATAGCCACCAGCACTGCACTTGCAAATACCGCGTGAGGTAAACGCAACCACACGCCTTTATCGGCACAACGCCCACCAATAGAGTAACCAATAGACAACGCCAGCAACGAAACCGATAACAGTGAAGACCACACCACTAGGCTAACGCCATAGAATGGGCCGATGATGCGTGTACCTAGCAGTTCCACCATCATTACCGCCGCTCCGGTAATGGTAACGGTGCCATAAAAAACCAGTTTGTCTAATGCGTGGTGTTTGCCATCGTGCGTTTTATTATTTTTGTTTTTCATACAACCACCTGAATAAAAAAAGAATTATTGTGTTGTTATGTACTGCATTAAGGCGCCTATTGTTTTGCACGGCTAGGTTTAGCCAGCTAACACCCTAGGCTAGATACAAATGCTGCCCGATACACGCACCCTTAGCGGTGCTGTGTCGCCGCCCTTCAGGCCAGTAAAACTAAAGGTTACCGTTTTACCCGGCTCTATGTCGGCGTTCCAGGAAAGGTATTCGCCGGTATAAGGGTTATTACCCGCGAGGGCTACATCGGTTGCCTCAAGAATGGTGGAGTCGTCTTCGTATTCCCAGTTTACCGACCAACCTGAAACGGTTTGGCTGCCTTTATTAATAAGGCGAATCTGCCCGGTAAATTCATATAGCGTTTCACCAGAAACAATATGTTCGCAGAGCACAAATTCTTTAGGTGTGTCAGCCTCTTCCTCATCCGGCTCTTCAAAAGGCTCTGCGGTTGGACTATTTTTTTGGGGTAGAGGAGTAGGCTGAGCAGCGACCTGCGGTCGCGGTGTTGCCTTAGGAGCCTTCGACACCTCATATTGAGGCAGAGCTTCCTGCGACACTTGCGCC
The Teredinibacter franksiae DNA segment above includes these coding regions:
- a CDS encoding cellulose binding domain-containing protein — protein: MQNKIKKNALVVLMLAVLSLMAVKIFISLQNSPLLPSTTQAQVSQEALPQYEVSKAPKATPRPQVAAQPTPLPQKNSPTAEPFEEPDEEEADTPKEFVLCEHIVSGETLYEFTGQIRLINKGSQTVSGWSVNWEYEDDSTILEATDVALAGNNPYTGEYLSWNADIEPGKTVTFSFTGLKGGDTAPLRVRVSGSICI